The following nucleotide sequence is from Paralichthys olivaceus isolate ysfri-2021 chromosome 22, ASM2471397v2, whole genome shotgun sequence.
TGTGCAAGAGAGTTGTAAGCTGTTTTTCAtacagctggaagaaaaggagacatcTTGCTGAAGTCCAGATTCAGCTGGGTCTGCCAAGTCACAAACTCATAACCGAGTCTGCCACACGCTGGGGGTCAAGGCAGCAGATGATAGAGAGAGTCCTGGAGCAGGAAGGAGCACTAGCCAAAGTCCTGTCTAGTGACATAAAGACCAGACACCTTGTCCCTACCTGGCAGGACTTAGAGGTCCTAGAAGCAGTCCAAAAGGTCCTGAAACCTCTCCAGGACTTTACCGATGCTTTGTCAGGTGAGGAGTACATCACTCTATCATATGTGAAACCTGTGCTGCACCTTTTTAACGAAAGTCTCCTGGCATGTGAAGAGGGTGATAGCGAGCTTCGCAAATCGATCAAGACCAGCATTGTTGAGTACCTCAACAGTAAGTATTCTGAACCAGCCACTACTGACCTACTGGagatggcttcatttgtggatcCACGGTTCAGGACCACCTACATCCCAAGTGAAAAGGTCGATGCATTGAAGCACAGAGCTGTCTTGGAGGTGGAGACGCTACTGGCTgatcagagcagctgtcagcagcCTTACTTACGTGTGCCTACTGTGCCTGAGCctgcagatggagaagcagcagcagtggcaccaAAAGCTAAGAAGACACTGGCAAGCTTCTTCAAGCAGCGCACAGCAACCACCACTGCACCAACCAAGAGGGGGGctattgaaaatgaactgtcaaGTTACTTGCAGTCAGCAAGTGTGGAGAGTGACACTGATCCCCTCAAGTGGTGGAAGGATCATGAATTTGTCTTTCCAGCTCTGAGCCACCTGGCAAAAAAGTATCTCTTGGTACCAGCTAGCAGTTCACCCTCCGaaagggttttcagctgcagtggcaaTATTGTGACCTGCCACAGAGCATCTCTGAAGCCAGATGCCGTTGACAGGCTGGTGTTTCTCGCACAAAATCTGTAAACTAAGGAGGACACGCTTGTCTGTATTCTAATGTCTACCTCAAGACAGCActactgtttatgttgtttttaagtaaaaaaagatgtttaaaaacattttccttaaactgagcactttattttgttctttctttatatataaatgctgCCCTTACTAGGGCTAATGTTGATATTGTACTTTTCTCATAAAAGATTGgcctatttttttttcataggctatttttatttaaggtatttttttacagagctttgatttaaaaaaaaaaaaggtactcCTGTTgttatacagtatttatgtttacattttatagttatttgAACAGCTgagcatttattcattcatttgattttgcAACTGTTCACTGAAATAGCCGGTTTCAATAAAACTACCTGTGACATGTCATATTTggctttgactttgactgaaCATTTGCCGTcactttgtaataaaaatatcgGGATATATATCGTATATCGATATTCAGCCTAAATATATCGGGATATGACTTTTGGTccatattgcccagccctaatg
It contains:
- the LOC138406630 gene encoding E3 SUMO-protein ligase ZBED1-like, with the protein product MWSSRTCGPYMSVTVHFIQDWEIKTVCLQTSYFPQDHTGEHIAEALQDAIASWKLQEKHLVAITTDNGSNIVKAVELNKWLRMQCFSHRLHLAIGHGMNDTRVTQAISLCKRVVSCFSYSWKKRRHLAEVQIQLGLPSHKLITESATRWGSRQQMIERVLEQEGALAKVLSSDIKTRHLVPTWQDLEVLEAVQKVLKPLQDFTDALSGEEYITLSYVKPVLHLFNESLLACEEGDSELRKSIKTSIVEYLNSKYSEPATTDLLEMASFVDPRFRTTYIPSEKVDALKHRAVLEVETLLADQSSCQQPYLRVPTVPEPADGEAAAVAPKAKKTLASFFKQRTATTTAPTKRGAIENELSSYLQSASVESDTDPLKWWKDHEFVFPALSHLAKKYLLVPASSSPSERVFSCSGNIVTCHRASLKPDAVDRLVFLAQNL